The Hymenobacter sp. DG01 genome has a segment encoding these proteins:
- the pelA gene encoding pectate lyase — MKRLLVLLFLLAGVGEMGILSARAQQVTVSADGSGQFRTIQAAINSLPNEATKPRTVYIKNGTYREKVFLDGKQNIILKGQSEKGVVLTSAQARDAWRCDPVAGQDDWGVATLNMRNSPDITLENLTVINSYGFDAPEGVVIDCPTEPSGKKTISKTGHQMALRTMPGTTRLVVKHCTFRALGGDTVSPWDVDAGLYYFKDCTMEGGVDFYCPRGWAYAENCRFICHNPNAAIWHDGSSDEDSKTVLRNCSFEGDAGFKLGRFHREAQFYLVNCSFGENMADADIYWAQSGPGAKQWGRRVYYHNNHRKGGDYAWFSNNLSSAKNAPKPRCINADWTFGGRWYPKSGKPATVPLKPSNLGGPDKYSTAPKPEATAIASTGNPTPVAAPKVDSVAERMLIYQRTVGGWPKMVNNIKVKYDHPMTVAEEAATRDDSGRNDATIDNEATTREIRYLAGAYKTTGNAAYKVAAEKGVRYLLRMQQRTGGFPQYYPDSSSYRHYITYNDNAMVRALQVLRDVSRRTNGLEVVDGSLVAPATQAVARGIECILKTQYVQKGKLTAWCAQHDEKTFQPVKARAFELASLSGMETVYIVQFLMDTENPTPAIRKSVEAAVAWLESVKITGYTVKDQPDPKQPKGFDRVILPEAGSTIWARFYDLQTNQPIYVGRDSKPRPKLSDIEYERRTGYAYAGVWPAKLLSRDYPRWQQKWNSTAPSTPGSKQ, encoded by the coding sequence ATGAAAAGACTATTGGTACTGCTGTTCCTGCTGGCGGGGGTTGGGGAAATGGGAATCTTATCGGCCCGGGCCCAGCAGGTAACGGTGTCGGCGGATGGTTCGGGGCAATTCCGGACCATCCAGGCCGCCATCAACAGCCTGCCCAACGAGGCGACTAAGCCGCGCACGGTGTACATCAAAAATGGCACCTACCGCGAGAAGGTCTTCCTCGATGGCAAGCAGAACATCATCCTCAAGGGCCAGAGCGAGAAGGGCGTTGTCCTGACTTCGGCTCAGGCCCGCGACGCCTGGCGCTGCGACCCGGTGGCGGGTCAGGACGACTGGGGCGTGGCGACGCTGAACATGCGCAACTCGCCTGACATCACCCTGGAAAATCTCACCGTCATCAACAGCTACGGGTTTGACGCGCCGGAGGGGGTAGTAATCGACTGCCCCACGGAGCCCAGCGGCAAGAAAACCATCAGTAAAACCGGCCACCAGATGGCCCTGCGCACCATGCCCGGCACTACCCGCCTCGTGGTGAAGCATTGCACTTTCCGCGCCCTCGGCGGCGACACCGTCAGCCCCTGGGACGTGGATGCGGGTTTGTACTACTTCAAGGATTGCACCATGGAAGGTGGGGTAGATTTCTACTGCCCCCGGGGCTGGGCCTACGCCGAAAACTGCCGCTTCATTTGCCACAACCCCAACGCGGCCATCTGGCACGACGGCTCCAGCGACGAGGACTCGAAAACGGTGCTCCGGAACTGCTCCTTTGAGGGCGACGCTGGCTTCAAGCTGGGGCGCTTCCACCGCGAGGCCCAGTTCTACCTCGTGAACTGCAGCTTTGGGGAGAATATGGCCGATGCCGACATCTACTGGGCCCAATCGGGGCCCGGAGCCAAACAGTGGGGCCGCCGCGTGTACTACCACAACAACCACCGCAAAGGCGGCGACTATGCCTGGTTCAGCAACAACCTGAGCTCAGCCAAAAACGCCCCGAAACCCCGCTGCATCAACGCTGATTGGACCTTCGGGGGGCGCTGGTACCCGAAGTCGGGCAAGCCAGCCACGGTGCCACTGAAGCCCTCCAACCTCGGCGGGCCAGATAAGTACTCAACTGCGCCGAAGCCTGAAGCCACGGCCATAGCTTCCACCGGCAACCCTACCCCCGTTGCGGCTCCCAAGGTCGATTCAGTGGCCGAGCGCATGCTAATCTACCAGCGCACGGTTGGCGGCTGGCCCAAGATGGTGAACAACATCAAGGTGAAGTATGACCACCCGATGACAGTGGCTGAAGAAGCCGCCACCCGCGACGACTCCGGCCGCAACGACGCCACCATCGACAACGAGGCCACCACCCGCGAGATTCGCTACTTGGCCGGCGCCTACAAAACCACTGGCAACGCCGCCTACAAAGTCGCCGCCGAAAAAGGCGTCCGCTACCTGCTCCGGATGCAGCAGCGCACCGGCGGCTTCCCGCAGTACTACCCCGATTCCAGCAGCTACCGCCACTACATCACCTACAACGATAACGCCATGGTGCGGGCCCTGCAGGTGCTCCGCGACGTGAGCCGCCGCACCAACGGCCTGGAAGTAGTAGATGGCAGCCTGGTAGCCCCCGCCACCCAGGCCGTAGCCCGTGGCATTGAGTGCATCCTGAAAACCCAGTATGTGCAGAAGGGCAAGCTCACGGCCTGGTGTGCCCAGCACGACGAGAAAACCTTTCAGCCGGTAAAAGCCCGCGCCTTCGAACTGGCCTCCTTGAGCGGAATGGAAACTGTGTACATCGTGCAGTTTCTGATGGACACCGAAAACCCTACCCCCGCCATCAGGAAAAGCGTGGAGGCGGCCGTGGCCTGGCTGGAATCGGTGAAAATCACGGGCTATACCGTCAAGGACCAACCCGACCCCAAACAGCCGAAAGGTTTTGACCGGGTGATTCTGCCGGAAGCTGGCTCCACCATCTGGGCCCGCTTCTACGACCTGCAAACTAACCAGCCCATCTACGTCGGCCGCGACTCCAAGCCCCGGCCGAAGCTCTCCGACATCGAATACGAGCGCCGCACCGGCTACGCCTACGCCGGCGTGTGGCCCGCCAAGCTGCTCAGCCGCGACTACCCCCGCTGGCAGCAAAAATGGAACAGCACCGCCCCGTCCACCCCGGGGAGCAAACAATAA
- a CDS encoding cupin domain-containing protein — protein MNPAFPTPENPTWLTVGEGVQRRILAYGPDLMLVKVAFETGGIGARHHHVHSQITYVESGVFRCTVGEEELVLRAGDTFYAAPDVWHGVECLEAGVLLDSFSPMREDFV, from the coding sequence ATGAATCCAGCCTTTCCTACCCCCGAAAACCCTACCTGGCTTACGGTGGGCGAAGGTGTGCAGCGCCGAATTCTGGCCTATGGGCCTGATCTGATGCTGGTGAAAGTAGCCTTTGAAACGGGCGGCATCGGGGCGCGGCACCACCACGTGCACTCCCAGATTACCTACGTGGAAAGCGGGGTGTTCCGGTGCACGGTAGGAGAGGAGGAGCTGGTGCTGCGGGCCGGCGACACATTCTACGCCGCCCCCGATGTGTGGCACGGCGTGGAGTGCCTGGAAGCCGGCGTGCTGCTCGATTCGTTCAGCCCCATGCGGGAAGATTTTGTGTAA
- a CDS encoding RagB/SusD family nutrient uptake outer membrane protein — MKSSFPFRAVAAALALTGTAGLVSSCKDFLDVEPVALNTTAYVFSTVAGATTAVIGAYDPLSGDNGYGQRVSLYYSVDTDEMIGSPGAPDGQRRSIARYKALSTNTEITNPWNQLYQGVERANICIQQIPQMALYTSGSAADTAALHRLHGEALTLRAQYFFELIRNWGDVPAQFTPSVSGQDFNLPNADRNETLTRLIADLAQAQKLVPWRSAAGTANERITKGAVKALRARLALYRGGYSLKGAQMVRPTDYQEYYRIARQECAELMARPTEHRLNPSFQEVFKSINEQRAEAANEILFQVGAGGSNSVSDSKLGYYNGPRLQNASSAYGSTQGAMVIAPTYFYAFDSTDTRLPVTIATYGMASTSTFFSGVALNVVADGKFRRDWHIPLVTGSSNYLGYNWPLIRFSDVVLMFAEAENELNGPTQAAREALLQVRTRAFGTAAKAAAGLNLASKESFFNALVNERYLEFGGEGIRKYDLIRWNLFATRMNEVKADIEKLARAQAPYQNVPQYMYFKTPAAGPVQWTRSFYRPSPTPNAAPAGTVRVNWRQAIDAAYLANLRPAGTSFTLGTTTAASTGAGLAAEYVPGQGKELLPIPQSTLASDPALVQNSGY, encoded by the coding sequence ATGAAATCCTCCTTCCCCTTCCGGGCCGTAGCTGCCGCCCTGGCGCTTACCGGAACCGCCGGGCTGGTATCGTCCTGCAAAGATTTCTTGGATGTAGAGCCGGTAGCCCTCAACACCACGGCCTACGTGTTCAGCACCGTGGCCGGCGCCACCACCGCCGTTATCGGGGCCTACGACCCCCTCTCGGGCGACAATGGCTACGGGCAGCGCGTGAGCCTGTACTACTCCGTGGATACCGACGAGATGATTGGTTCGCCGGGCGCCCCCGACGGGCAGCGCCGCAGCATAGCCCGCTACAAAGCCCTCTCGACTAACACCGAAATTACCAACCCCTGGAACCAGCTCTACCAGGGCGTGGAGCGCGCCAACATCTGCATTCAGCAGATTCCGCAGATGGCGCTCTACACCAGCGGCTCGGCCGCCGACACGGCCGCCCTGCACCGCCTGCACGGCGAGGCCCTGACCCTGCGGGCGCAGTATTTCTTTGAGCTGATCCGGAACTGGGGCGACGTGCCGGCTCAGTTCACGCCCTCGGTGTCGGGCCAGGACTTCAACCTGCCCAACGCTGACCGCAACGAAACCCTGACCCGCCTCATTGCCGACCTGGCCCAGGCCCAGAAGCTGGTGCCCTGGCGCTCGGCTGCCGGCACGGCCAACGAGCGGATTACCAAAGGCGCTGTGAAGGCCCTGCGCGCCCGCCTGGCCCTGTACCGTGGCGGCTACTCCCTGAAAGGTGCCCAGATGGTGCGCCCCACTGACTACCAGGAGTACTACCGCATTGCCCGCCAGGAATGCGCCGAGCTGATGGCCCGGCCCACCGAGCACCGGCTGAACCCAAGCTTCCAGGAAGTATTCAAGAGCATTAACGAGCAGCGTGCCGAAGCCGCCAACGAAATCCTGTTCCAGGTAGGGGCGGGTGGCTCTAACTCGGTTTCCGACAGCAAGCTGGGCTACTACAACGGCCCGCGTCTGCAGAACGCCAGCAGCGCCTACGGCTCTACCCAGGGTGCTATGGTCATTGCGCCTACCTACTTCTACGCCTTCGACTCTACCGATACCCGCCTGCCCGTAACCATTGCCACCTACGGCATGGCCAGCACCAGCACCTTCTTCTCGGGGGTGGCCCTGAACGTGGTGGCCGACGGCAAGTTCCGCCGCGACTGGCACATTCCGCTCGTGACGGGCTCCAGCAACTACCTGGGCTACAACTGGCCGCTGATTCGCTTCTCGGATGTGGTCCTGATGTTTGCCGAGGCGGAAAACGAGCTGAACGGCCCCACCCAGGCGGCCCGGGAGGCCCTGTTGCAGGTACGCACCCGCGCGTTTGGTACGGCCGCCAAGGCCGCGGCCGGTCTGAACCTGGCTTCCAAGGAAAGCTTCTTTAACGCCCTGGTCAATGAGCGTTACCTGGAGTTTGGCGGCGAAGGCATCCGCAAGTACGACCTGATCCGCTGGAACCTGTTTGCTACCCGCATGAACGAGGTAAAGGCCGATATCGAGAAGCTGGCCCGGGCGCAGGCGCCGTACCAGAACGTGCCCCAGTACATGTACTTCAAAACCCCGGCCGCCGGCCCCGTGCAGTGGACCCGCTCGTTCTACCGGCCTTCGCCCACGCCCAACGCGGCTCCCGCGGGCACGGTGCGCGTGAACTGGCGCCAGGCCATTGATGCGGCCTACCTGGCCAACCTGCGCCCGGCCGGTACTTCCTTCACTTTGGGCACCACCACGGCTGCCAGCACCGGGGCCGGCCTGGCCGCCGAGTACGTGCCCGGCCAGGGCAAGGAGCTGCTCCCAATTCCGCAGAGCACCCTGGCCTCCGACCCCGCTCTGGTTCAGAACTCCGGTTATTAA
- a CDS encoding SusC/RagA family TonB-linked outer membrane protein, producing MLPSGVTAQPVLPRTDIPQNFRLLSGFGRLTYSYDDKYLFTGTFRADGSSKFKEGNRWGFFPGASAAWRISKENFFTDVSGVSDLKLRLSYGQAGNNRIGDFLYDQLFAAGSAPYYLNHAQVLGATATTLPNPNLKWEVTTSRDLGIDLALWDNRVQFTGDVYYNTTTDLLINVPIPPFLGYTSQLQNVGKTSNKGIELQLTGTIFNKPNFTWTATANASMNRGRIESLGGDLREITPINSGWAGSNFASAADFKAQVGRPVGEMYGYVTDGFYTADDFEGFNPATNLWIPKLGLLPSGTAVGQVAQPGVIRLKDLNNDGVVNDQDQQVIGNANPKVTGGLNQQFTYKNFDASIFLNFVLGNDVYNANKIEFTSNTPNTVYSNVLGIMEDRYRTINPDGSRITDLNTLRQVNQNAKIWSPTQRYFLHSWAVENGSFLRVNNVTIGYSLPKALIAPVKLTQARFYVTLNNLYTFTKYTGYDPEVNTRRSSPLTPGVDYAAYPRSRAFLFGVNLAL from the coding sequence GTGTTGCCCTCCGGCGTAACGGCCCAGCCCGTACTGCCCCGCACCGATATTCCGCAGAACTTCCGGCTGCTCTCGGGCTTTGGTCGCCTCACCTACTCCTACGACGACAAGTACCTGTTCACGGGCACCTTCCGGGCCGATGGCTCCTCGAAGTTCAAGGAAGGCAACCGATGGGGCTTCTTCCCCGGTGCTTCGGCGGCGTGGCGTATCTCCAAGGAAAACTTCTTTACGGATGTGTCGGGCGTATCGGATCTGAAGCTGCGCCTGAGCTACGGGCAGGCGGGTAACAACCGCATCGGCGACTTCCTCTACGACCAGCTGTTCGCGGCCGGCAGTGCGCCTTACTACCTCAACCATGCGCAGGTGCTGGGCGCTACGGCTACCACCCTGCCCAACCCCAACCTGAAGTGGGAAGTAACCACCTCCCGCGACCTGGGCATTGACCTGGCCCTGTGGGACAACCGGGTGCAGTTTACCGGCGACGTGTACTACAACACCACCACCGACCTGCTCATCAACGTGCCCATTCCGCCCTTCCTGGGCTACACCAGCCAGCTGCAGAACGTAGGCAAAACCTCGAACAAGGGTATTGAGCTGCAGCTGACGGGCACCATCTTCAACAAGCCCAACTTCACCTGGACAGCCACCGCCAACGCCTCCATGAACCGTGGCCGCATTGAAAGCCTGGGCGGCGACCTGCGCGAAATTACCCCCATCAACTCGGGCTGGGCCGGCTCCAACTTTGCCTCCGCCGCCGACTTTAAGGCGCAGGTAGGGCGCCCGGTAGGGGAGATGTACGGTTACGTCACCGACGGCTTCTACACCGCCGACGACTTTGAGGGCTTTAATCCGGCTACCAACCTCTGGATTCCGAAGTTGGGTCTGCTGCCCTCGGGCACCGCGGTAGGGCAGGTGGCGCAGCCCGGCGTAATCCGCCTTAAGGACCTCAACAACGACGGGGTAGTAAACGACCAGGATCAGCAGGTAATCGGCAATGCCAACCCCAAAGTAACGGGCGGCCTGAACCAGCAGTTTACTTACAAGAACTTCGATGCCAGCATCTTCCTCAACTTCGTGCTGGGCAACGATGTGTACAACGCCAATAAGATTGAGTTTACCTCGAACACGCCCAACACCGTGTACAGCAACGTACTGGGCATTATGGAGGACCGCTACCGCACCATTAACCCCGATGGCAGCCGGATTACGGACCTGAACACCCTGCGCCAGGTAAACCAGAACGCCAAAATCTGGAGCCCCACCCAGCGCTACTTCCTGCACTCCTGGGCCGTGGAGAACGGCTCGTTCCTGCGCGTGAACAACGTAACCATCGGTTACTCGCTGCCCAAGGCCCTGATTGCGCCCGTGAAGCTGACCCAGGCGCGCTTCTACGTGACCCTGAACAACCTGTACACCTTCACGAAATACACCGGCTACGACCCCGAGGTGAACACCCGCCGCTCGTCGCCGCTCACGCCCGGCGTTGACTACGCCGCCTACCCCCGCAGCCGCGCCTTCCTGTTCGGCGTGAACCTGGCCCTGTAA
- a CDS encoding TonB-dependent receptor plug domain-containing protein, with protein MKRNLLLLAPLLAVAAPSWAQQQRVQGVVKSDKGEALPGVTVVVKGTMAGATTDADGRFVLAVPANATLRFSYIGFLPYEVAVGTRTDLSITLKEDSKTLDDVVVIGYQAVQRRDVTGSVSSVSAQQIKDIPVNSAAEALTGRLAGVQLTSSEGTPGNLDVRVRVRGGGSITQDNSPLYVVDGIQIENALAVIAPQDIASVDVLKDASATAIYGARGANGVVIITTKKGIEGKTVISYNGFAGFRRLARKLDVLNPQDYLDYQFERSQQVGATGSGSLETYRRLFGSSNYLSDTLARARNSPFLDWQDEAFGRDAFQQTTCPWILPLSGPGPTSTKVCCPPA; from the coding sequence ATGAAAAGAAATCTACTGTTGCTGGCCCCGCTATTGGCGGTAGCAGCACCGTCCTGGGCGCAGCAACAGCGCGTGCAGGGCGTCGTTAAGTCGGATAAGGGTGAGGCCCTGCCTGGCGTAACGGTAGTGGTGAAAGGCACTATGGCCGGCGCTACCACCGATGCCGATGGCCGCTTTGTGCTGGCCGTGCCGGCCAATGCTACTCTGCGCTTCAGCTACATCGGTTTCCTGCCCTATGAGGTAGCCGTGGGCACGCGCACCGACCTGAGCATCACGCTGAAAGAAGACAGCAAAACCCTCGACGACGTAGTAGTAATCGGCTACCAGGCCGTGCAGCGCCGCGACGTGACGGGCTCCGTATCGTCGGTGAGTGCCCAGCAGATCAAGGACATCCCGGTAAACTCGGCCGCTGAGGCCCTGACCGGCCGCCTGGCGGGTGTGCAGCTCACGTCTTCGGAAGGCACGCCCGGCAACCTCGATGTGCGGGTGCGGGTGCGGGGCGGCGGCTCCATCACCCAGGACAACTCCCCGCTTTACGTGGTGGATGGCATTCAGATTGAAAATGCCCTGGCCGTTATTGCGCCCCAGGATATTGCCTCCGTTGACGTGCTGAAGGATGCCTCGGCCACGGCCATCTACGGGGCGCGCGGGGCCAACGGTGTTGTCATCATTACCACCAAGAAGGGTATTGAGGGCAAAACGGTCATCAGCTACAACGGCTTTGCCGGCTTCCGGCGCCTGGCCAGGAAGCTGGACGTGCTGAACCCCCAGGACTACCTCGACTACCAGTTTGAACGCTCCCAGCAGGTAGGCGCTACCGGCAGCGGCAGCCTGGAAACCTACCGCCGCCTGTTTGGCTCCTCCAACTACCTCAGCGACACCCTGGCGCGGGCCCGCAACTCGCCCTTCCTGGACTGGCAGGACGAAGCTTTCGGGCGCGACGCCTTCCAGCAAACTACCTGCCCCTGGATATTACCGCTGAGCGGGCCTGGGCCAACATCAACCAAGGTGTGTTGCCCTCCGGCGTAA
- the kduI gene encoding 5-dehydro-4-deoxy-D-glucuronate isomerase: MTQRYAIGPRETAGMSSAELRENFLIESLFVAGEIELVYTHYDRMIVGGVMPTQEAITLPCPENLKAEYFLQRRELGVLNTGAAGTVTVDGTAYELGRQDCLYVGKEAREVTFASQDAAEPAKFYLLSTPAHAVYPTTRMTQAEATPVTMGALETANQRTIYKYIYSEGIQSCQLVMGLTQLHSGSVWNTMPAHTHDRRMEAYLYFDLPESQRVLHLMGQPQETRHLWVGEGQAILSPPWSIHSGCGTAGYTFIWGMGGENQEYTDMDPAPLTDMR; this comes from the coding sequence ATGACCCAACGATATGCCATCGGGCCCCGCGAAACGGCGGGCATGAGCTCGGCCGAGCTGCGCGAAAACTTCCTGATTGAAAGCCTCTTCGTGGCCGGCGAAATCGAGCTGGTGTACACCCACTACGACCGCATGATTGTGGGTGGGGTGATGCCCACGCAGGAAGCCATTACGCTACCCTGCCCCGAGAACCTGAAGGCCGAATACTTCCTGCAGCGCCGCGAGCTGGGCGTTCTGAATACCGGAGCCGCCGGCACCGTAACCGTGGATGGCACCGCCTACGAGTTGGGCCGCCAGGACTGCCTCTACGTGGGTAAAGAGGCGCGCGAGGTAACCTTCGCCAGCCAGGATGCCGCCGAGCCCGCCAAGTTTTACCTGCTCTCTACCCCTGCCCATGCCGTGTACCCCACTACCCGCATGACCCAGGCCGAAGCCACGCCGGTAACCATGGGCGCGCTGGAAACCGCCAATCAGCGCACTATTTATAAGTACATCTACTCCGAGGGCATCCAGAGCTGCCAACTCGTGATGGGCCTGACCCAGCTGCACAGCGGTAGCGTCTGGAACACCATGCCTGCCCACACCCACGACCGGCGCATGGAGGCCTACCTCTACTTTGATCTGCCCGAGAGCCAGCGCGTGCTCCACCTCATGGGCCAGCCCCAGGAAACCCGCCATCTGTGGGTAGGAGAGGGGCAGGCCATCCTTTCGCCCCCGTGGTCTATTCACTCGGGCTGCGGCACGGCCGGCTACACCTTCATCTGGGGTATGGGCGGCGAAAACCAGGAATACACCGATATGGACCCCGCCCCGCTGACGGACATGCGCTAA
- the kduD gene encoding 2-dehydro-3-deoxy-D-gluconate 5-dehydrogenase KduD — MSAASWFDLSGKIALVTGCNKGIGQAMALGLAEAGADIIGVSASLALSGSETQQQVQALGRQFYAYQADFSQREQVDAFINRVQQDFPRIDILVNNAGTIQRAPAAEHADELWDNVLAINLDAPFRLARALGGRMLEQGAGKIIFTASLLTFQGGINVPGYAASKGAIGSLVKALANEWAGRGVNVNAIAPGYIATDNTQALRQDPDRSQSILARIPAGRWGTPQDFKAPTVFLASAASDYIHGTILTVDGGWMGR, encoded by the coding sequence ATGTCTGCTGCTTCCTGGTTCGATTTGTCTGGTAAAATAGCCCTTGTAACGGGCTGTAACAAGGGAATCGGGCAGGCTATGGCACTCGGACTGGCGGAGGCCGGCGCCGACATCATCGGAGTATCGGCCTCCCTGGCCTTGAGCGGCTCCGAAACGCAGCAGCAGGTGCAGGCCCTGGGCCGGCAGTTCTACGCTTACCAGGCCGATTTCAGCCAGCGCGAGCAGGTTGATGCCTTCATCAATCGGGTGCAGCAGGATTTCCCCCGCATTGATATACTGGTTAACAACGCCGGCACCATTCAGCGCGCCCCTGCCGCTGAGCACGCCGATGAGCTCTGGGACAACGTGCTGGCCATCAACCTGGATGCTCCGTTTCGGCTGGCGCGTGCCCTGGGTGGGCGCATGCTGGAGCAGGGCGCGGGCAAAATCATCTTCACGGCTTCCCTGCTCACGTTTCAGGGCGGCATCAACGTGCCGGGCTACGCGGCCAGCAAGGGCGCCATCGGCTCCCTGGTGAAAGCCCTGGCCAATGAGTGGGCCGGCCGCGGCGTGAACGTGAATGCCATTGCCCCCGGCTACATCGCCACCGATAACACCCAGGCCCTGCGCCAGGACCCCGACCGCTCCCAGAGCATTCTCGCCCGCATTCCGGCCGGGCGCTGGGGCACCCCCCAGGACTTTAAAGCCCCCACTGTTTTTCTGGCTTCGGCCGCTTCCGACTACATCCACGGCACCATCCTCACCGTCGATGGCGGCTGGATGGGACGATAG